In the genome of Anaerolineales bacterium, one region contains:
- a CDS encoding ATP-binding cassette domain-containing protein, protein MPAILEVDQLVKKYGDFEAVKGISFEVQQGEVFGLLGPNGAGKTQTISMLTGVVTPTSGTARIAGNDIRTQMDAAKKVNGLVPQDLALYPTLSARANLNFFGRIYGLRGKDLKQRVEDVLRIIALTERADEAVEKYSGGMKRRVNIGAGLLHHPRLLFLDEPTVGVDPQSRNHIFESVMRLNRERGMSIVYTSHYMEEVELLCSRVAIIDEGRIIAMDTIKNLIALLGGGVIHVGLEVVDDALIEKIAALPGVKAAELTSVPVPPPPGVTEEPESMEREPVSTTPVVKIVAEHSQTAIVNVIGFLNDQDIHLTSLEILEPNLESVFLHLTGKKLRE, encoded by the coding sequence ATGCCTGCAATCTTAGAAGTCGATCAGCTGGTCAAGAAGTACGGCGACTTCGAAGCGGTGAAGGGGATCAGCTTCGAGGTCCAGCAGGGGGAGGTCTTCGGTCTGTTGGGGCCGAACGGGGCCGGCAAGACCCAGACCATCTCGATGTTGACCGGCGTGGTCACACCGACGTCGGGAACGGCGCGCATCGCCGGCAACGACATCCGCACCCAGATGGACGCGGCCAAGAAGGTCAATGGATTAGTACCCCAGGACCTGGCGCTCTATCCCACGCTCAGCGCCCGGGCGAATCTGAACTTCTTCGGGAGAATCTACGGACTGCGGGGCAAGGATCTCAAGCAGCGTGTCGAGGACGTGCTGCGCATCATCGCCCTGACCGAGCGCGCCGACGAGGCCGTGGAAAAATACTCCGGCGGCATGAAGCGCCGGGTCAACATCGGTGCCGGTTTGCTGCACCATCCCCGGCTGCTCTTCCTCGACGAGCCCACCGTCGGGGTGGATCCGCAGAGCCGCAACCATATCTTCGAGAGCGTGATGCGCCTCAATCGGGAACGCGGCATGAGCATCGTCTACACCAGCCACTACATGGAAGAGGTCGAACTGCTCTGCAGCCGGGTGGCGATCATCGACGAGGGCCGCATCATCGCCATGGACACGATCAAGAATCTGATCGCGCTGCTGGGCGGCGGGGTGATTCACGTCGGCCTGGAGGTCGTGGATGATGCGCTCATCGAAAAGATCGCTGCTTTACCCGGCGTGAAAGCGGCGGAGTTGACTTCCGTGCCCGTCCCGCCGCCGCCCGGGGTGACGGAAGAGCCTGAAAGCATGGAGCGCGAACCGGTTTCAACCACCCCCGTGGTCAAGATCGTCGCCGAGCACAGCCAGACGGCGATCGTCAACGTGATCGGCTTTCTCAACGATCAGGACATCCATCTCACTTCGTTGGAAATTCTCGAACCAAACCTGGAGAGCGTCTTCCTGCATCTGACCGGGAAGAAGCTGAGGGAGTGA